Proteins from a genomic interval of Cryptosporangium minutisporangium:
- a CDS encoding flagellar motor protein, protein MDPASIIGLVVAFAIVFTTIILEGGSIGSIFLVPPLLLVFGGAICAAMVGSTMQDTIAFFKNFVAGVTAKKVDAGASVDTIVKLAERARKEGLLALEDAIKDVKDPFLKDGLQLAVDGTDPEELREILEGQIEAKKKRDKTAAKFFTDLGSYAPTIGIIGTTTGLIHALENLAQPEKLGHVIAAAFVATLWGLMSANLIWLPMASRIKRFSELEVDQMNLSIEGIMAIQAGANPRLVAQKLKSLLPNPAPAKAAA, encoded by the coding sequence ATGGACCCCGCATCGATTATCGGGCTCGTCGTAGCCTTTGCCATCGTCTTCACCACGATCATCCTGGAAGGCGGCAGCATCGGGTCGATCTTCCTCGTCCCCCCGCTGCTGCTGGTGTTCGGTGGCGCGATCTGCGCCGCGATGGTCGGCAGCACCATGCAGGACACCATCGCTTTCTTCAAGAACTTCGTCGCCGGTGTCACCGCGAAAAAGGTGGACGCCGGCGCATCGGTGGACACGATCGTCAAGCTCGCCGAGCGTGCCCGTAAGGAAGGCTTGCTAGCGCTCGAGGACGCGATCAAGGACGTCAAGGACCCGTTCCTCAAGGACGGGCTGCAGCTGGCGGTCGACGGCACCGACCCCGAGGAGCTCCGGGAGATCCTCGAGGGGCAGATCGAGGCGAAGAAAAAGCGGGACAAGACCGCGGCCAAGTTCTTCACCGACCTGGGCTCCTACGCGCCCACCATCGGCATCATCGGCACCACCACCGGTCTGATCCACGCGCTGGAGAACCTGGCCCAGCCGGAGAAGCTCGGTCACGTCATCGCGGCCGCGTTCGTCGCGACTCTGTGGGGCCTGATGTCGGCGAACCTGATCTGGCTGCCGATGGCCTCGCGGATCAAGCGATTCAGCGAGCTCGAGGTCGACCAGATGAACCTCTCGATCGAGGGCATCATGGCCATCCAGGCCGGCGCCAACCCGCGTCTGGTCGCACAGAAGCTGAAGAGCCTGCTCCCGAACCCGGCGCCCGCCAAGGCGGCTGCCTGA
- a CDS encoding flagellar hook capping FlgD N-terminal domain-containing protein has protein sequence MTAPLGGTANTSAALNQALGAAPSKPPSAELDKDAFLKLLVAQLKYQDPMNPAQGTEFVSQTAQFTTVEKLTDLADVQQQMLTAQLTLGAANLVGKEVTYNDANGTPVTGTVSGATIGTNPSVTVNGLSIPMSSVTGIGKVGDTATAPAGGTDQGGFTPIGEAVPGATTPGATGPGAALPGTTAPGTTTPGTTAPGTTAPGTTTPGTTAPGTTAPGTTAPGTTTPGTATPGTAAPGTTAPDSMTNTGTGVTTGSPSPTVQSPTTPPGPITSGTAPDATTPGA, from the coding sequence ATGACCGCTCCGCTCGGCGGAACCGCCAACACCAGTGCCGCGCTCAACCAAGCGCTGGGCGCTGCGCCGTCGAAGCCGCCCTCGGCGGAACTCGACAAGGACGCGTTCCTCAAGTTGCTCGTCGCCCAGCTGAAGTACCAGGACCCGATGAATCCTGCGCAGGGCACCGAGTTCGTCTCCCAGACCGCGCAGTTCACCACGGTGGAGAAGCTCACCGACCTGGCCGACGTGCAGCAGCAGATGCTCACCGCACAGCTGACGCTCGGCGCGGCGAACCTCGTCGGCAAGGAGGTCACCTACAACGACGCCAACGGCACGCCGGTGACCGGCACGGTGAGCGGAGCGACGATCGGCACCAACCCGAGCGTCACCGTGAACGGGCTCTCGATCCCGATGTCGAGCGTCACCGGGATCGGCAAGGTCGGCGACACGGCGACCGCTCCGGCCGGCGGCACCGATCAAGGCGGCTTCACGCCGATCGGGGAGGCCGTCCCCGGCGCGACGACGCCGGGCGCCACGGGCCCGGGGGCAGCGCTTCCGGGCACCACGGCCCCGGGCACCACTACCCCGGGCACCACCGCCCCGGGCACCACGGCCCCGGGCACCACTACCCCGGGCACCACCGCCCCGGGCACCACGGCCCCGGGCACCACGGCCCCAGGCACCACTACCCCGGGCACCGCCACCCCAGGCACCGCAGCGCCGGGCACCACCGCCCCGGACTCGATGACCAACACCGGCACCGGTGTGACGACCGGGAGCCCGTCGCCGACCGTGCAGTCGCCGACCACGCCACCCGGCCCGATCACCTCGGGCACCGCGCCGGACGCCACCACGCCAGGCGCGTAG
- a CDS encoding flagellar hook protein FlgE: MLRSLFSGISGLRAHQQMMDVTGNNIANVNTAGFKSSQAVFQDTLNQMLKSPAAPQGVVQGGTNPAQVGLGVQLAGISTNFTQGSAQTTGRSTDLMITGDGFFTVKTGEETLYTRSGSFSFDADGALVTNDGARVQGWVANDAGEIPSNTTPTDLALPISTLLSPSQTTEVSFAGNLPSDAEEGTVITPSLTVYDGSGNPSELTLTLTKGATTDTWAVDMSDGSSVDYNASTITFAEDGSILTPDPAELTFPATAGDITVDISGLTNYAGTTTVAPQKQDGYAMGSLQGFSITKDGQLVGSFTNGLRKPLGQIALAGFNNAAGLEKAGGSMFRSTVNSGVPQLGTPGGGSRGSIMGGTLEMSNVDLASEFTNLIIAQRGFQANSKIISTSDELLNDLINLKR; this comes from the coding sequence ATGCTGCGCTCGCTCTTCTCCGGTATCAGCGGTCTCCGCGCCCACCAGCAGATGATGGACGTGACCGGGAACAACATCGCCAATGTCAACACTGCGGGCTTCAAGTCCAGCCAGGCGGTCTTCCAGGACACGCTGAACCAGATGCTCAAGTCACCGGCCGCTCCACAGGGTGTGGTGCAGGGCGGAACCAACCCCGCCCAGGTCGGCCTCGGCGTTCAGCTGGCCGGCATCTCCACGAACTTCACCCAGGGCTCGGCCCAGACCACCGGCCGCAGCACCGACCTGATGATCACCGGCGACGGCTTCTTCACCGTGAAGACCGGCGAGGAGACGCTCTACACCCGCTCCGGCTCGTTCTCGTTCGACGCCGACGGCGCGCTGGTGACCAACGACGGCGCCCGGGTACAGGGCTGGGTCGCCAACGACGCCGGGGAGATCCCGTCGAACACGACGCCGACCGACCTGGCGCTGCCGATCAGCACGCTACTGTCACCGTCCCAGACCACCGAGGTGTCGTTCGCGGGCAACCTGCCCAGCGACGCCGAGGAGGGAACGGTCATCACGCCGTCGCTGACGGTGTACGACGGGTCCGGCAACCCGTCGGAGCTGACGCTCACGCTGACCAAGGGCGCCACGACCGACACTTGGGCGGTGGACATGAGCGACGGCAGCAGCGTCGACTACAACGCGTCCACGATCACGTTCGCCGAGGACGGCTCCATCCTGACGCCGGATCCGGCCGAGCTGACGTTCCCGGCGACGGCCGGCGACATCACGGTCGACATCTCCGGTCTGACGAATTACGCCGGTACGACCACCGTCGCCCCGCAGAAGCAGGACGGGTACGCGATGGGCTCGCTGCAGGGCTTCTCGATCACCAAGGACGGCCAGCTGGTGGGCTCGTTCACCAACGGCCTGCGCAAACCGCTGGGCCAGATCGCGCTGGCGGGGTTCAACAACGCCGCGGGCCTGGAGAAGGCCGGTGGCTCGATGTTCCGCTCGACGGTGAACTCCGGTGTCCCGCAGCTCGGCACGCCGGGCGGCGGCAGCCGCGGCTCGATCATGGGCGGCACGCTCGAGATGTCGAACGTCGACCTGGCCAGCGAGTTCACCAACCTGATCATCGCCCAGCGCGGTTTCCAGGCGAACTCGAAGATCATCAGCACGTCCGACGAGTTGCTCAACGACCTGATCAACCTCAAGCGCTGA
- a CDS encoding flagellar motor protein MotB, with translation MSGGGGHGGGRRKKHEEHEEHENHERWLVSYSDMMTLLMVLFLVLFAMSNVDKTKVILLQEGFNQAFGTNTVLQGSSSVLQSSASDSAGIDMAAGAGPAGQMTESEKALVKKAVSAAELAKAQARMLAAEAEANNLSEAQKKITAALKQKNLQGDASFAIDERGLVVTIVTSSVVFTGDSAILRPVGQRILDAVGPTLRVLPNDIEVDGHTNQLPVPTVNYPSAWELSTARASAVVRYLNRLGIAGDRMRAVGFAGTKPLISPSNPESVGRNRRVEIVVLSDLPDDTSSLLPAAARTT, from the coding sequence ATGTCCGGCGGCGGGGGCCACGGGGGCGGCAGACGCAAGAAGCACGAGGAGCACGAGGAGCACGAGAACCACGAAAGGTGGCTCGTCAGCTACTCGGACATGATGACGCTCCTGATGGTGTTGTTCCTCGTGCTCTTCGCCATGAGCAACGTCGACAAGACGAAGGTCATCCTGCTCCAGGAGGGCTTCAACCAGGCCTTCGGGACCAACACCGTCCTGCAGGGATCGAGCTCGGTGCTCCAGAGCAGCGCCTCCGACAGCGCCGGGATCGACATGGCGGCCGGCGCCGGCCCTGCTGGTCAGATGACCGAGTCGGAGAAGGCTCTGGTGAAGAAAGCGGTGTCCGCCGCAGAACTCGCCAAAGCCCAGGCACGGATGCTGGCGGCCGAGGCCGAGGCCAACAACCTCAGCGAGGCGCAGAAGAAGATCACGGCCGCGCTGAAGCAGAAGAACTTGCAGGGCGACGCCTCGTTCGCGATCGACGAGCGGGGGCTGGTCGTCACGATCGTCACGAGTTCGGTGGTCTTCACCGGCGACAGCGCGATTCTGCGCCCGGTCGGCCAGCGGATCCTCGACGCCGTCGGCCCGACGCTCAGGGTGCTGCCGAACGACATCGAGGTGGACGGGCACACGAACCAGTTGCCGGTGCCGACCGTCAACTACCCGTCGGCGTGGGAGCTGTCGACGGCGCGGGCCAGCGCCGTCGTCCGATACCTGAACCGCCTGGGAATAGCCGGCGACCGCATGCGTGCGGTGGGCTTCGCCGGAACCAAGCCGCTGATCAGCCCGAGCAACCCCGAGTCGGTGGGTCGAAATCGCCGGGTGGAGATCGTCGTGCTCTCCGACCTCCCGGACGACACCTCCTCGCTGCTGCCCGCGGCCGCGAGGACAACCTAG
- a CDS encoding flagellar basal body-associated FliL family protein, producing MADDDKDKEKKKGGSKKLLIIIVAAVVVLIGGGVGAYFAFFASSGEEDAHPEPTPSAVVVAEAITVNLADGHYLKIAIGLQTTTEAHEAVDTSKALDLVISQFSNLEVAELSTNKQREAQKAELTEKVVEAYTQEGHEYVMAVYFTEFVIQ from the coding sequence ATGGCAGATGACGACAAGGACAAGGAGAAGAAGAAGGGCGGCAGCAAGAAGCTGCTGATCATCATCGTGGCCGCGGTGGTGGTCCTGATCGGTGGTGGCGTCGGCGCCTACTTCGCGTTCTTCGCCTCGTCCGGCGAGGAAGACGCCCACCCCGAGCCGACGCCGAGCGCGGTCGTCGTCGCGGAAGCCATCACGGTGAACCTCGCCGACGGCCACTACCTGAAGATCGCGATCGGTCTGCAGACGACCACCGAGGCGCACGAGGCGGTGGATACCAGCAAAGCGCTCGACCTGGTCATCTCGCAGTTCAGCAACCTCGAAGTGGCCGAGCTCTCGACCAACAAGCAGCGGGAAGCCCAGAAGGCCGAACTGACCGAGAAGGTCGTCGAGGCCTACACCCAGGAGGGGCACGAGTACGTGATGGCGGTGTATTTCACCGAGTTCGTCATCCAGTGA
- a CDS encoding flagellar hook-length control protein FliK, which produces PAAPTGAAAPPGLPGYAPAVAGTDAGTTADTETGDESERSGTEGSSVPEAAAAPTPAPAGPDPNLMTHTLGTPDVSGATSLDLTGANAPDQASTPTPAAQVADQIVPLRTQGDGVHRIAMELTPDDLGTIGVVAEIRNGQVHLHFSGANELTRETLRAALPELRQQLEDAGFSGAAFDFGDGSPAGQNDRRGFGGAEQGFGNQAGRGGQGQNTGAENTRPTGQRPAGYVEPTTPTPGRHALDLQV; this is translated from the coding sequence CCGGCCGCACCGACCGGAGCGGCCGCACCGCCCGGGCTGCCGGGTTACGCCCCCGCCGTCGCCGGTACCGACGCCGGAACGACGGCGGACACGGAGACCGGCGACGAGTCCGAGCGAAGCGGCACCGAGGGTTCTTCGGTGCCGGAGGCCGCGGCCGCCCCCACGCCGGCACCGGCCGGGCCCGACCCGAACCTGATGACCCACACCCTCGGGACGCCCGACGTCAGCGGCGCCACCTCGCTCGACCTCACCGGCGCCAACGCACCCGACCAGGCCTCGACCCCGACGCCCGCCGCTCAGGTGGCCGACCAGATCGTCCCGTTGCGCACGCAGGGCGACGGCGTCCATCGGATCGCGATGGAGCTGACCCCGGACGACCTCGGCACGATCGGCGTCGTCGCGGAGATCCGCAACGGCCAGGTCCACCTGCACTTCAGCGGCGCGAACGAGCTGACCAGGGAGACGCTCCGCGCCGCGCTGCCCGAGCTGCGGCAGCAGCTGGAGGATGCCGGATTCTCCGGTGCCGCGTTCGACTTCGGCGACGGCTCGCCGGCCGGCCAGAACGATCGCCGCGGATTCGGTGGGGCCGAACAGGGTTTCGGTAACCAAGCCGGTCGGGGTGGTCAGGGGCAGAACACGGGCGCCGAGAACACCCGGCCCACCGGCCAGCGGCCCGCGGGCTACGTCGAACCGACGACTCCCACCCCGGGCCGCCACGCCCTCGACCTCCAGGTTTGA
- the fliO gene encoding flagellar biosynthetic protein FliO codes for MIEVTLRAIFSLAVVLFLMWGLARLVRRPLGGRVAGALAVLARQPLSRSASVAVVKVDDRALVLGVTDAQVTYLAEAPLAAFERQPSFGEVLADARSDDVLSSPAASGRSGARHAAQESGRGPFAGSMLSPATWSQAVEFLRDRASRPR; via the coding sequence ATGATCGAGGTCACCCTGCGCGCGATCTTCTCGCTGGCGGTCGTCCTGTTCCTCATGTGGGGGCTGGCCCGTCTGGTCCGGCGTCCGCTCGGCGGACGCGTCGCCGGAGCGCTGGCGGTACTGGCCCGGCAGCCGTTGAGCCGCAGCGCGTCGGTCGCCGTCGTCAAGGTCGACGATCGCGCGCTGGTGCTGGGGGTCACCGACGCACAGGTGACCTACCTGGCCGAGGCACCACTCGCCGCGTTCGAGCGGCAGCCGTCGTTCGGCGAGGTCCTGGCGGACGCCCGCAGCGACGACGTGCTGTCGTCGCCGGCCGCGTCGGGCCGGAGCGGCGCCCGGCACGCGGCGCAGGAATCCGGGCGAGGCCCGTTCGCCGGGTCGATGCTCTCCCCGGCCACCTGGTCCCAGGCCGTCGAGTTCCTGCGCGATCGGGCGAGCCGCCCACGATGA
- a CDS encoding flagellar motor switch protein FliM: MSRRSKGTGPQPYDFRRPTKLSREHARTLQMTYETFARQYTTLLTSSLRAISQVNLLSIEQLSYDEYIAQIGNPTLLTMVTLDPLPGITLFEMPVDMALACLDHLLGGPGGPQPQRQLSEIETGLFRSLLDRILGEFRYSFDTVKKIEPKAGAIEYNPQFAQAAAPSDPMVVVSLEMKVGSQECVATMGLPFAAVMLALQKVDEGLTLTPAERLARELALRNVTGSLLGAKLPVVVRFGTTQMYPEQIIALEPGDVVTLDHPVNQPLTVSTSGITLAHAVPGNHGARLACLVVDPPREDARR; encoded by the coding sequence ATGTCACGGCGTTCCAAGGGCACCGGCCCGCAGCCGTACGACTTCCGCCGCCCGACGAAGCTCTCCCGGGAGCACGCGCGCACGCTGCAGATGACCTACGAGACGTTCGCCCGGCAGTACACGACGCTGCTGACGTCCAGTCTCCGGGCGATCTCGCAGGTGAACCTGCTCTCGATCGAACAGCTCAGCTACGACGAGTACATCGCTCAGATCGGGAACCCGACCCTGCTCACCATGGTGACGCTCGACCCGCTGCCCGGGATCACGCTGTTCGAGATGCCGGTCGACATGGCGCTCGCGTGCCTGGACCACCTTCTCGGCGGGCCCGGCGGACCCCAGCCGCAGCGGCAGCTGTCGGAGATCGAAACCGGGCTGTTCCGGAGCCTGCTCGACCGCATCCTCGGCGAATTCCGGTACTCGTTCGACACCGTCAAGAAGATCGAGCCGAAGGCGGGGGCGATCGAGTACAACCCACAGTTCGCGCAGGCCGCAGCCCCCTCGGATCCGATGGTCGTCGTCTCGCTGGAGATGAAGGTCGGCAGCCAGGAGTGCGTCGCCACGATGGGCCTGCCGTTCGCCGCGGTGATGCTGGCGCTGCAGAAGGTCGACGAGGGTCTAACGCTGACGCCGGCCGAGCGGCTCGCCAGAGAGCTGGCGCTGCGCAACGTCACCGGCAGCCTGCTGGGCGCCAAACTGCCGGTGGTGGTGCGGTTCGGTACGACCCAGATGTACCCCGAGCAGATCATCGCGCTGGAGCCGGGCGACGTCGTCACGCTCGACCACCCGGTCAACCAGCCGCTCACCGTCAGCACGTCCGGCATCACCTTGGCCCACGCCGTCCCCGGTAACCATGGCGCGCGGCTCGCGTGCCTGGTCGTAGACCCCCCGAGAGAGGACGCCAGGCGTTGA
- the fliN gene encoding flagellar motor switch protein FliN, whose amino-acid sequence MTAPTEAAASVLAQVGVAATAALPLLPAVDPLTAGEPQVAPDTGGLVGQGVLASFSGAAQGQLLVAVSQDLVDALAQSPMGALDLTQALQPVAEAAAGTLGAVVVEQGIPVPDLEAGLAALADSGDAAFVLLRDDSGVRALIGLLITSVTSTAQSGGPGGSGAPLRHGLDLLHGVEMDVTAELGQTRMTVRDLLSLAPGSVVELDRLAGSPADLLVNGRMIGRGEVVVIDENFGIRVTEIITPDSDRSTGS is encoded by the coding sequence TTGACCGCTCCCACTGAGGCCGCAGCGAGTGTGCTCGCACAGGTCGGCGTCGCAGCTACTGCGGCGCTGCCGCTGCTGCCCGCGGTCGACCCCCTCACGGCGGGCGAGCCGCAGGTCGCCCCCGACACCGGTGGGCTGGTCGGCCAGGGCGTGCTCGCCAGCTTCTCCGGCGCGGCGCAGGGACAGCTGCTGGTCGCGGTCAGCCAGGACCTGGTGGACGCGCTGGCGCAGAGCCCGATGGGAGCGCTCGACCTCACCCAGGCCCTCCAGCCGGTCGCCGAGGCCGCGGCCGGCACCCTCGGGGCGGTCGTCGTCGAGCAGGGCATTCCGGTGCCCGATCTGGAGGCCGGACTCGCCGCGCTCGCCGACTCCGGCGATGCAGCGTTCGTCCTGCTCCGCGACGACAGCGGCGTCCGGGCGCTGATCGGGCTGCTGATCACCTCGGTCACCAGCACCGCGCAGTCCGGTGGTCCGGGTGGCTCCGGTGCCCCGCTGCGGCACGGGTTGGACCTGCTGCACGGCGTCGAGATGGACGTCACCGCCGAGCTGGGGCAGACCCGGATGACGGTGCGCGACCTGCTCTCGCTCGCACCCGGCTCGGTCGTGGAGCTCGACCGGCTCGCGGGCAGCCCGGCCGACCTCCTGGTCAACGGCCGGATGATCGGCCGCGGCGAGGTCGTGGTCATCGACGAGAACTTCGGAATCCGAGTCACCGAGATCATCACGCCGGACAGCGATCGGTCGACGGGGTCATGA
- a CDS encoding flagellar FlbD family protein, producing MIIVTRLNGQEFALNPDLIERADCTPDTVITLVDGTKYLVSESLSDVTRLIREYRALVIAEAQRAIPPTNTPTLTAVDDAAPQTVVPLHRRER from the coding sequence GTGATTATTGTGACGCGCCTGAACGGCCAGGAATTCGCCTTGAACCCCGACTTGATCGAGCGTGCCGACTGCACGCCCGACACGGTCATCACGCTCGTCGACGGAACGAAGTACCTCGTCTCCGAGTCGCTGAGCGACGTGACACGCCTGATTCGTGAGTACCGGGCATTGGTTATCGCCGAGGCCCAGCGGGCCATTCCGCCCACCAACACCCCGACCCTGACCGCCGTGGACGACGCTGCGCCGCAGACCGTTGTCCCGCTGCACCGCCGGGAGCGCTGA
- the fliP gene encoding flagellar type III secretion system pore protein FliP (The bacterial flagellar biogenesis protein FliP forms a type III secretion system (T3SS)-type pore required for flagellar assembly.) — protein sequence MTRRAGMVLLGLATALAIWGGPSPVFATPPPDAPGYVAAPAGPVAVPAAPVGPVAVPDTGPAAVPEARPAAPTPPVPPGGQVTVNVNNGPNGKPSTTITLLIALTVLSIAPSILLLCTSFTKVFVVLSIVRNALGLQTVPPNQVIAGLALFLSMFIMTPVFNQVNEVGVQPYLKGTKTQTQAFNDGVKPMREFMLKHTRKDEIALLNRVADKPRPKNKDDVSLPVLIPAFVLSELRAAFIIGFVIFLPFIVVDMVVSASLMSLGMMMLPPVMVSLPFKLLLFVMSNGWTLVVTALVASYR from the coding sequence ATGACTCGTCGGGCGGGGATGGTGCTCCTCGGCCTCGCCACCGCCCTAGCGATCTGGGGCGGCCCGTCCCCCGTGTTCGCAACCCCACCGCCCGACGCGCCCGGGTACGTCGCGGCCCCCGCCGGGCCGGTCGCCGTACCCGCCGCCCCGGTCGGGCCGGTCGCGGTGCCGGACACCGGGCCGGCCGCGGTGCCCGAGGCTCGACCGGCCGCGCCGACGCCGCCGGTACCGCCGGGCGGCCAGGTCACGGTGAACGTCAACAACGGGCCGAACGGCAAGCCGAGCACCACGATCACGCTGCTGATCGCGCTGACCGTGCTCTCGATCGCCCCGTCGATCCTGCTGCTGTGCACGTCGTTCACGAAGGTCTTCGTCGTGCTGAGCATCGTCCGGAACGCGCTCGGTCTGCAGACCGTCCCACCGAACCAGGTCATCGCCGGGCTGGCCCTCTTCCTGAGCATGTTCATCATGACGCCGGTGTTCAACCAGGTGAACGAAGTAGGCGTGCAGCCCTACCTGAAAGGCACCAAGACCCAGACGCAGGCGTTCAACGACGGCGTGAAGCCGATGCGGGAGTTCATGCTCAAGCACACCCGCAAGGACGAGATCGCGCTGCTCAACCGCGTCGCCGACAAACCACGCCCGAAGAACAAGGACGACGTCTCGCTGCCCGTGCTGATCCCGGCGTTCGTCCTGTCCGAGCTGCGGGCCGCGTTCATCATCGGCTTCGTCATCTTCCTGCCGTTCATCGTCGTCGACATGGTCGTGTCGGCGTCCCTGATGTCGCTGGGCATGATGATGCTGCCGCCGGTGATGGTGTCGCTGCCGTTCAAGCTCCTGCTCTTCGTCATGTCCAACGGCTGGACCCTCGTGGTGACCGCTCTGGTCGCCAGCTATCGGTAG